The sequence GTTCAGTATCCGTTTACAAGTCCCTGATTTCCAACATAAATATTCTGACCTTAATCTGTAAAAACTGAATAATAGTTCAAAATGCCAGTATGCTATCTGAAAGGAAAGTGAAAGCCATTGAAACTATTTGTTTTCAGACAATGGGAAGCTATTGAGCATATTTGATTGTAGGTTAGACCCAGACTTCAATAATGATTTCTTGTTAGTTGGATATAGCAATCAGCCAGCATGTTTGTCATGAACTACCATACCAAGAAATTGTGTTTATTTTTAAGGTTGTAGCTTTGATTAGAAATTTTAGCAAACTAATTCACAACTTGTGGGAAGGTTAATCCAGAGCCAACTGAGACAGCAGGAACAGAGACTGCTAATTTGTGATTAGACCAtcaaatacaggagcagaattaggtcttTAGCCCATGGGTCTGCTCCATCTTTtgatcattctcctgcctttgccCTTAATCCATTtactggaattctctccctaaaggGTGCTGTCGGTCaccccacagcaagtggactgcagcagttcaagaaggcaattcaccactaccttttcaagggcaaccaATAactggtaataaatgctggccagccattgacgcccatatcccacaagtgaataaaaaggcCAAGAACCTTTATacctctgttttaaatacactcaatgacttggcttatataatgaattgaattgaacttattgttacatgtactgaggcacagtgaaaagctttgcttgcaaacaatacaagcagatcacccttcgcagcaatgagttccacagattagattaggttagattacttagattacttacagtgtggaaacaggcccttcggcccaacaagtccacaccgccccgccgaagcgtaacccacccatacccctacatttaccccttacctaacactacgggcactttagcatggccaattcacctgacctgcacatctttggactgtgggaggaaaccggagcacccggaggaaacccacgcagacacggggagaacatgcaaactccacacagtcagtcgcctgaggcaggaattgaacccgggtctctggcgctgtgaggcagcagtgctaaccactgtgccaccgtgccgcccacaactttttccccaccccccccaccctcctctcatttatctctccacccttcaggcactctgcctgtattcctgatgaatggcttttgcccgaaacgtcgattttcctgctccttggatgctgtctgaactgctgtgcttttccagcaccattttaatccagaatctggtttccagcatctgcagttattgtttttacctctaaaaatgaatgccaacattgcatttatcttcctaactaccaactgaacctgcatgttaacataAAGAGAATGCTGACCTAGGACTCCAgattccctttgtgcttcagatttccgaagcttttcccatttataaaatagtctacacctctaCTCTTTCTTCCAACATTGaattccatcttccacttctttgcccactctctcttagcctgtccaaatccttctgcagcttcgcCATtttctcaacactctctctctctctgcaccaatctttgtgtcattgcaaacatagcaacaatgccctcagttccttaacCCAGACCATTAACGTGTAATGTGAACAATTGTGGATTCAGATGTTTTAAGTAACTTTTTGGTTCTTCATATTCTGCTTTGTTCCACTTGAAGACTTttcaatttgttttttaaaaatcatggaGAGATGTACCTGACAGCAGGTGTATATACAAGAGGGGTCAGTTATTAAAATGTCCAGACCAGGCTTTCATTTTGCTAGCTATTGGGTAATAAATGCATTCCTCAGTCTATAGGGCATAATGCCTATATTGCCTGAAAGAATGGTTGTTAATGCTACGTTTGAGAGAATTTTTCCTGCATTTCTCACAGCAGCAGTAATTTTGGCTGGCAAGCTGTCCATGGAACAAATTACTTATGTTCCTTATTATATTTTGGAAGTGAAGAAGTTTAGTCAAATAATTTAATTCAGCTATGATTCTCAGAACTGATGAAATGCATTAATTTTACCCTTTTGGTTTGTAGATGCCAATCTTCTGCATATGCCCATAATTTCATCAACAAAGTAAGTCTGGGACTGTCATTACAATTTTTTTTGCATGTGATTCAGTATTCCTATTCCACTTAATATGTTTCTCCGCTACTGCTTTGCTTTTTATTGTTTTGGAAGTAATTTTCATTTGTTGCATTCATCTCTATAGTAAGACCCTAAATGAATTTCATTACTGCTGGCAAATGATTGgcaagaggaggaaaaaagacaaTCACTCGTATATTTTGTAAGGAGAGTAAAGCAGTTTGTGAAAATGGTGGTAGGAGAGCATGTAGCCTATTTGAAAAGTAGAATGTTTAATGTAGTTAAGTTTAAACAGTTAAGGTTAAACAGATTTTGGGAGGATTGCTCTTTGATATGTGAAATTTCAGTTTATTTGCAGGGTTTTTATTTAAATTTTCTTCCCTATTCCTTCGAGTTTCAATATTATCAAAGTGTGTGTCATGCGTATTTgcatctgaagaagggtcacaggacttgaaatattaactctgttttctctccacagatgctgccagacctgctgagtttctccagcaatttctgtcttttgtttgtttcggatctccagcatctagaattctttattttatttttgtaTATTGTTTCAAGGCAGTTGTCTGTATGTATGCTGGCAACATAGAGTTCTATTGGCCATATCACTTCTCCTGGAAACACAACTGCCCCACAGTTAGAATGCCTGTCTGACTTAATGTCACAGTTGAGCCAATTATGTTCCTGTAGCGGAATGTTGGGATAACGAAAGCATTAGTATCCATTGTTCCCTCCCAGTCTACTCACTGAGGCTGCCTTAGACAGTTGGCAACTCCACTCTGAATAACCTGTTCTTCTAAGTTAATTTTCAGTATGTAACTATCTCTACTCTTCAGCACTTTCGTCATAGCCAAACCTGTTATCCTTTTGTTTTCACCTCCATAACTGATTTCTGTAACACCTTTCTCATTGATCTCTAAAGCTATGccctttattttgttttatttattcattcatgtgatatgggcaaaaccagcatttattgtccttgCTTAATTGTCCAGAATGCAGTTAAGTGTCACCCATATTGCTGGGTGTGCAGTCACATGTAGCCtgaccaggtaagaatgacagttttccttccctaaaagacattaatgAACTAGCTGGGTTTTCTTTTAacccctgacaatcagcaatggtttcatagccATCATTCGAACTCTAATTctcagattattattgaattcaaattccactgtctgccatggtgggatttgaacccaggttcccaaATCATTACTCATGTCTGTGGACTAATAATCTATCTATTAACAATCGCTAGATTAAAGTCCATTGATAAATCCATTAGGTCACTGCTTGCCTTGGATAAActccttcaccaacacattccaccctgaccttatattcacctggaccatctctgacaacctccctccccttcctggacctctccatctcagccaacagtgaccgactcaacaccgACATTTTCTACTAatgcaccgactcccacagctacctggattacacctttccccactctgcctcctgcaaaaatggtatcccttattcccaactcctatgcctccaccgcatctgctcccaggaggaccaatttggccccagaacacatcagatggtcTCCTCCTTCAATTTCCCCgcccacgtggttgatgatgccctccatcgcatctcatccacttcccgcacctccgccctcgaaccccacccctccaaccaaagcaaggacagaaccccctagtcttcaccttccaccccaccaacctcggTAGAcgttgcatcatcctccgccatttctgccatctacaaacagaccccaccaccagagatatatttccctaccCACTTTCTGTAAAGACTATTCCTTCTGCAACTACCTCGTCACGTCCACTCccaccaacaacccaccctcctctctgggcaccttcccctgccaccgaagggaattgcaaaacctgcgcccacccccaccccccaccccccacaccacctacatccaaggccccaaaggagccctccacatccatcaaagtttcacttgcacatccacacatgtcatttactgtatccgttgatCCCACTAcggtcccctctacattggggagattaggatgcctacttgcagagtgCATCAGAgagcatctccaggacacctgcaccaaccaacctcacCGCCCCACGGCCGATCATtttaaatccccctcccactctgccaaggcatgcaggtcctgggcctccttcattgccacttccttaccacccgatgcctggaggaagaatgcctcatcttctgcctcgacacccttcaaccccatggcatcaatgtggatttcaccaatttcccctACCCCAATTACCCCAGTTCCggcctttcagctcagcaccactctcatgacctgtcccatcttccttcccaactatccgctccaccctttcCCAACCCCCCCCTCAACCTTTcgcctttacccccacctccatccacctatcagactctcagctaccttcgcagccccaaccctctcccatttatctctccatccccgagactctcagcctcattcctgatgaacatgTTGTGCCCGAATTGTTGatcttcctgttccttggatgctgcctgacctgttgtgcttttccagcaccacacactctacACTTGGCCTGCATAAATTCCAACTTGTTCATATCCTGTCTGGAGTATATTCTACTCACTAATTACTCTATTCAGTGACAGACTCTACTAGGCAGCATCTCACTTTCGAATCACACTCCTCGTTCATAAATTGCTTCAACTCTGATCCATTCTCCTGTCTGCAAATATCGCAGCCTTTTTGTTGTCTAACTAGTCTTCTGTGTATTCTCGTCCCTCCATTCGGTCAGAGCAGGAGACCTCTCGGGCTTCTCAGCTTGATTTTGTAGAATCTTGCAGAGCacaagaaggccatttggcccattgtgcctgtgcAGGATCTTTTGAAAGGATCAGTTGGTCCCACTCTCCAATTTTGTCTCCATTGCATTGCAATTTCCTCCTTATCAAGCCTTTATCCAATTTTATTATGAAAATTACAGCTGAACATCCTTTCCTCTTCCTCCTTCCCAAATTCGTCCCCATCCTTATTTCCTCCTGTCATGCCTCTAAAGATGTACTCAGTAACTACCTGTAGAAATCTTTGCAAGCAACCTTGAATGATAACCTGACCTTGTCACTCCGTGATTGATGGGTGTTTTCAAGTATATGcttattttgtttcagatttccagcaacattTTGCATTTTGTTGAAAGTCTACCTGTTTGTTCATACTCAGCCAAATGTGTCATTTCTGCTTTGTGTCCATTTTTACACTATGAAGTGCTAAGGTGATTTcttttaattttaaaacaatAGCTTAAATTGAGTTTTATTTCTGCTGTGTGAGGTGTGATGAGATCCAAGTATTTAATTTACTTCTTTTACATACTTAATGTCTGTCTGTAATAAAGTACACTGGCCCTCCAACAAGGAGCTGCAATGTGTTATGTGAGAGGCATGGGATGTGTGGGTCTCTATCTTTTAATTACTTTCTGTGCCTGGTGTCATGTCCACACAGGCTCACTCTACAATGGCCCACACGATAGCACTAGGCAGGACACTGCACATATCAACTGGTTTCCTTCAACCCACTGCCATTGTGCTGAGTTGAGTGCTTTTGTAAACTTCCAACACAAAGCAATGAAACcattgaaaatacattttaacaAAAGAGTACTTTGTACTTTTTGAGGATGTCTTCCCTGGAAGTGTTATTGCTGGTACTCACTAGCAAATCATTACTTTGTTTTCCTTATCACCACAGGTTTCAGCACCATTTTGAGTGGGCTAAAAGTCTCCTGCAAGAACAAGGGCTGGAAGATACTTTCATTGAGAAGATGTTGGAAAATTATACAAAACCAATAGAGTTGTCATACAATAGAAGGAGGAGTGAATCAGATGACCATTCACAACAAATAAATAGTAACTCCCAAGTCTATACAGCTAAGGAAGAGTCTGGTGAAAGAGCTGAAAGTACACATAATGGAGAAAATCAACCTGTCAAAAGCACTCTAAATAAGGCGCTTCATTTGGAAAGTGATGCACTTTATGATCCTTTAGCAAAATACGGACATGTAGACTATGAAAGAGCTGGCAGGGAAGCTCGAACAGAAGGGCACTGTCCCAGGCATCATGATCTCATTATTCACTGTGGCTGCCAATATCCAGATGATGTGAACGAAGGTCTGCAAAATGATTCAAGTAAAGATGACAAAATGTCCACTGAACATGAATATGTTCTAGTGGTGGAAAACACACTACTATGTGATGGTAAAGAATTGAGTAGAAAAGTGAGTATAATGATTTAGAGATTGTGTTTAACTGTGCTTTAGAATTCTCATTGTGTGCCTGAAGGTAGCTGTGAATATTGCTAAAGGCATCGTGTCTATCTTTTGAAGAATTCTGATACAGTACAATTAATTCAAACTAATCTGTTACATGGAAATGAGTTGTCAATTTGGCAGGAATTTAACAATGAAATTCAGCCATTATGGCCTGAAGATCAATTGAATCGGGTTTATTTCATATGGGATATCTCACACTTTCAATATGAAAAACACAATTGCAAATTCCATATGAATAACCAAGATAATTAGTACAGCACCTGCAACACTTCAAAGTCCAAGCCACCAGGTGCATTCATCTTCTCAAAAAACTTAACTAGCTTTAAATTATTGTACGTTTCCATTTTTATTTATCAGCTGCATCACAAGATCTCCGTCATTCTAACTAAGAAATAGGTTTACTCACGATTCCTCTCGTTAACACTGAACAATCTTAAGTGGCCATTATCTTTCCAAACCACAGGCTACTATGGACCagccatagggctgctctctcattaaagaCAGATGATTGGTGGTGGTATAACCTGAGGATCAGGATGgctcaggtgagggaagaggttgagaaggagaattcttcatggtaacctcaagtGGTGTGGAATTGAGCCCATGTTGTTGTTATCATTTTGTGTCACGGGCCAGCTGACCTGattgacccccccaccccccaccccccccccaccccaaatgaaaccaaaccagaaattgctgagtGGGtcgagcagcatttgtggagagaaagaagggtcactgatcTTGAAACATGAATTCTGCTTTCTcctcgcagatgctgccagatctcatccagcaatttctggggttttttttcagtttcagatcttcagcattcacagttctttgttttaatcTATAACATGATCTCAGCTCAGCTTTCCCTTCACAATTGTAGCACTTAACTGTTTCCTGTTCAGTAAGTACAACACAGCTGTATCACAAATTGCCTGTTAAGACCCTTGGTCCTCTTTTTTTTGTCAAAATATAACCGCTTTGCCACTAAATTCGATTGGTGATATAATCAGATAATGTGTCAAGTTATTCAGGAATACAGCTTTTAGGCTCAACATCATAATATGCTCTTAattccattttctgtgtttgaacCTATTGCTGTAATTCGTAGAAATATCCTACTTGGTGAAGGTTATGATAAGACTTTCAATTCTGCTGCAGCCTGTAAAATGTGCATTTGTAAAGGCAAGAGTAAGCCATTGAGTCCTTTTAAGTCTGTTCCCTCATTCCCTTTAATGATAGCAGGCCTGTACTAGTGGTAGCAAGTTCATTAGATGCTCAGGATTTTCCATGATCAATAGTAGTTTGCATCAGATAATAATCTGATAATAGAATAAAAGAAACACTCCTGAACTTGTAGATTGATAACTCTGTAGTTAAGGCTTCTGATTCAGGACTACAGCATGATCAAAGGGCCCTGTTTAATAGTATCATCTTAAGTCATGAGTCACAGGTAGGACAGTGAAggcagcttttggcacactggccttcatcaatcaAGGTATCGAGTATAgaggttgggaagttatgttgcaattacacaggatgttggtgagaccacacttggagtattgtcttTAGTTTtcgtcaccttgctataggaaggatattattaaactggaaagagtgcaaaagaactcaacagtctgagttatagggaagtGGTTGGACGAGCTAGGgcattttttttctttagagaGTAGGAGACTCGGGGGACCTTTATTGAAGTGTATACGATCATGAGAGGTAGAGATAGGGTaaatacactcagtctttttcccagggttggggactCGAAGACTAGAGACATTAGTTTTAAGTTTataggggaaagaataaaagggaacctgaggggcactgtttttacagagggtggtgtacaTATGTAATGAGCTACTAGCAGGAATGGTTGAGGTGtgtacattaataacatttaaaaagcatttggacaaatacatggatagggaagGATTAGGAGGATGTggtccaagtgcagggaaataagGTTAGACAttttggatggacattttgggagaccgtgttggacagggttggggggggtggcggCAGGGTGGGCATGGACGGGGTAtggtgttagacggggttgggggggtggatgggggtagGGTCTTGTGcatggtgtgctgctgcctagacTCCTGAACAGGGTGTGGATTTAACAGAAAACTTCGAGCCCCCAGGgaaaaggcattgaatcaattaaccaaataatcaattatccaaacgaaataatgcctgcccatctcgttcggataattgaggttcttcTGTATATTGCATGTGATGTTATTATCTAGCACTGTAATTTCATATAAGCGCATACAAAACAAAGTAGCTACAAGTAATTCATTGAAAAAAATGAATTGGGCTTACCTTATAAATTGTTTTCCTTAGCCTGAAGTCACAGAGAGATTAGTCTGCAAGAGAAACCCATTCCGAGTTTTTGAATATCTTCAACTCAGTTTGGAAGAGGTATGATAGAGTTaggaaataaaaaaaatgtgtaaattttggtttttaactggttagtaaagttaattgttttttttaattaaagtGTAACTTGAAAACTCAAAAAATGCCTATTATACAATTCACAATGTGTAAGCTATGTTACAGAATATTTAACTTTTTAATTGTTTGATTTAATGCAGCTGTTTAATCTATCTTACAACATAAACAACTTTTATATGCGATGAATTTAGTGATTGCTGCATCATGTAGTTATAACCGATAGTTATAACCTATCAAGCAGTTATAACTCGTTCTTTGTAATTTTTTGTTTAATATTTGTTAAGTCGTATTTCTTAATATGGTTGTTTTTTTAACCATTTAAAAATCAAAGGTTTTATTTAATTAAGTTACATTTGCAATATTCCTGTTCCTGACAGATTGCTAAAGTTAGCCATGCAAAACCTTTACTCGTAGCGCATCTATGTAAATTAATACCCAACTCTGTGCTGTTTCAGGCCTTTTTCCTTGTCTATGCCTTAGGATGTTTAACCATTTATCATAATGAggtgagttttttttttgttttccactTCATAAAAAATGATAAAATTGACATAGGATTGCTGAACCATTGACAGTATCTATCAACTGATCAGTTAAACCATGCAGAACAAAAAATCGCAGATTCAAATTGCAGTCAATGTTGAATGAGCTGATCTCCAGTGAAGTAGTTAAAGGAAAAATGCAATTGGTCTTCACAGATCAGCATTAAGATGAGGACCTTTTCTCTTCTACAAGTGtgtgttgtggggaaaatcaccagcctcgGAGTCAGAGTTGGGGTTCAAtgagtttattgtacaaggaaataccagAGCTCTGGGAGAGATAGACAccacagcacagtggttagctgcGATTCTTCTCTCAACCTGGACCACATGTCAAGatatttttatacattttgtgatataataAGTCAGTATTCAGGTTATTGTCTCAGTAATATGGTTTGTTTATTGTAACCATTGCAGAATTGTTAATAGTTTTGGTGCAGTCATCGTCAGTTCCAGCATcacctttgttaatttcagagcgatcgttgtcagtttcagtgcagacattgtcagtttcgGTGTCTGCACGAACATCCATTGCTATGGTAATGggcgctaatcgctcttcctggGAAGGACGATTATTGCAGCCCTAGTTATTATCACTCTGTATTGAGTCCATATCAGACttttagcatttctatcaaaggtgttggctggacccactTCTGTGGGCAGTATATGTTACTCATGTGTAGTCTCTTCCCCCATGCACctggttgtgagtgcattgtggtggccccaggcagtgtctgcaTTTGtcatgctgtctctctccatattgtggtcctGCGGTCATCTTGTAtgtcaagtggccaacttatggctcagtgggcatcttgtgtgtccatgtgcctagtgtcaccctgccccgtgCCATCTCCCATTTCACTTGCAACTTGTCCATTCTCCACGTTCAAACTCTTTCCTGGATGAAAGCATGTTTTGTTCTCCGAAAATTACTAGTTGATTTTTGAAGATGAAAATAATGGGTGCATTGATTGAAACACCAGAATTTTTGAAAGTATATCATCTACTAAAAATGCAGAGGTTATATTTGGTATGTCTGGTATATGATAATGATATTTTTTTAATTTAATTTCAGGAACCTCTGACTATACTCAAATTATGGGAAGTATTTAGTCTGATTCAGCCTGGGTTTAAAACTAACTACATGGGTTATCACTACTTCCGAAGTAAAGGCTGGGTGCCAAAAACTGGACTGAAGTATGGAACAGACCTTTGTAAGTAGTGCCTCGGTTTATTTTTACACTGCCTCACTTT comes from Chiloscyllium punctatum isolate Juve2018m chromosome 12, sChiPun1.3, whole genome shotgun sequence and encodes:
- the tsen2 gene encoding tRNA-splicing endonuclease subunit Sen2 isoform X1; amino-acid sequence: MAEANFRAPKRKRRVYESYEAPFPVPLTQEETTAHEQEHYYAEIINNNVIVRNPDNMQALYGKGYFGKGVLSRSRPNYNISDPTLAAKWKDANLLHMPIISSTKFQHHFEWAKSLLQEQGLEDTFIEKMLENYTKPIELSYNRRRSESDDHSQQINSNSQVYTAKEESGERAESTHNGENQPVKSTLNKALHLESDALYDPLAKYGHVDYERAGREARTEGHCPRHHDLIIHCGCQYPDDVNEGLQNDSSKDDKMSTEHEYVLVVENTLLCDGKELSRKPEVTERLVCKRNPFRVFEYLQLSLEEAFFLVYALGCLTIYHNEEPLTILKLWEVFSLIQPGFKTNYMGYHYFRSKGWVPKTGLKYGTDLLLYRKGPPFYHASYSVVIEMLDNSCQGSQRRPFTWRSLGGLSRTTANVSKELLLCYLIKPSNMTDEEMASPECMKKIKVQELIVSRWISSRERTDQEEL
- the tsen2 gene encoding tRNA-splicing endonuclease subunit Sen2 isoform X2 yields the protein MAEANFRAPKRKRRVYESYEAPFPVPLTQEETTAHEQEHYYAEIINNNVIVRNPDNMQALYGKGYFGKGVLSRSRPNYNISDPTLAAKWKDANLLHMPIISSTKFQHHFEWAKSLLQEQGLEDTFIEKMLENYTKPIELSYNRRRSESDDHSQQINSNSQVYTAKEESGERAESTHNGENQPVKSTLNKALHLESDALYDPLAKYGHVDYERAGREARTEGHCPRHHDLIIHCGCQYPDDVNEGLQNDSSKDDKMSTEHEYVLVVENTLLCDGKELSRKPEVTERLVCKRNPFRVFEYLQLSLEEAFFLVYALGCLTIYHNEEPLTILKLWEVFSLIQPGFKTNYMGYHYFRSKGWVPKTGLKYGTDLCQYFLRLNGALYQKVESSNPGADKCSVRGAVSLLLN